The following are encoded in a window of Impatiens glandulifera chromosome 5, dImpGla2.1, whole genome shotgun sequence genomic DNA:
- the LOC124938292 gene encoding tyrosine--tRNA ligase 1, cytoplasmic-like — protein sequence MEDSRDISADQTTTSTEKMASLSISESTSSNPSDSSSGMSVEEKFRIVRSVGEECIQEDELMNLLSKKPEPICYDGFEPSGRMHIAQGVMKIISVNKLTSAGCKVKIWIADWFAQLNNKMGGDLKKIRTIGEYMIEIWKAVGLDMQGDKVEFLWSSDEINGRAHEYWPLVMDIARRNKLPRILRCVQIMGRSEQDELTAAQIFYPCMQCADIFFLKADICQLGMDQRKVNVLAREYCDDIKRKNKPIILSHHMLPGLQQGQEKMSKSDPSSSIFMEDEEAEVNLKIKKAYCPPNEVVGNPCLEYLKYIVFPWFHEFKVERSANNGGEKIYKSFEELVAEYESGSLHPADLKPALSKAINTILQPVRNHFKNDPQAKELLKRVKGYKVSR from the exons ATGGAGGATAGCAGGGATATTTCGGCTGATCAGACGACGACTTCTACTGAAAAAATGGCATCACTGTCAATAAGCGAATCCACATCTTCCAATCCATCCGATTCTTCCTCCGG GATGAGTGTAGAGGAGAAATTCAGGATTGTGAGGAGTGTTGGGGAGGAGTGTATTCAAGAGGATGAGCTGATGAATCTTCTTTCCAAGAAGCCGGAACCCATTTGCTATGATGGGTTTGAGCCTTCGGGTCGGATGCACATTGCCCAG GGGGTAATGAAGATAATCAGTGTGAACAAGTTGACCTCTGCTGGCTGCAAAGTGAAGATATGGATTGCAGATTGGTTTGCACAGTTGAACAACAAAATGGGAGGTGATTTGAAGAAAATCAGGACAATTGGGGAGTACATGATCGAAATATGGAAAGCTGTAGGTTTAGATATGCAAGGAGATAAAGTGGAGTTTTTGTGGTCTTCAGATGAAATCAATGGGAGGGCACATGAATACTGGCCTCTCGTGATGGATATTGCCAGGAGAAACAAGCTTCCTAGGATATTGAG GTGTGTTCAAATTATGGGTCGCAGCGAGCAGGATGAGTTGACAGCAGCTCAGATATTTTATCCTTGCATGCAGTGCGCTGATATATTTTTCCTTAAG GCTGATATCTGTCAGTTGGGTATGGATCAGCGGAAAGTGAACGTTCTTGCAAGAGAGTACTGTGATGAcatcaagaggaagaacaagCCCATTATACTCTCCCATC ATATGCTTCCGGGTTTGCAGCAAGGGCAGGAAAAGATGTCAAAAAGTGATCCATCATCTTCAATCTTCATGGAAGATGAGGAG GCTGAAGTAAACTTAAAGATTAAGAAGGCATATTGTCCTCCAAATGAAGTTGTAGGAAATCCATGTTTGGAATACCTCAAGTACATAGTTTTCCCCTGGTTTCATGAGTTCAAGGTTGAACGTAGTGCCAATAACGGTGGTGAAAA GATCTACAAGAGCTTTGAAGAATTAGTAGCAGAGTATGAAAGTGGGAGTTTGCATCCAGCTGATTTGAAACCTGCATTATCAAAAGCAATTAATACAATACTGCAG CCCGTCCGAAATCACTTCAAGAATGATCCCCAAGCAAAGGAGCTATTGAAAAGAGTCAAG GGCTACAAAGTATCAAGATGA